GGGCATAAAACTGGAAGGAAGCATATCGGAATTGAATTCGGCGATCATGCCGATACACATTGCTTACCTCGATTGAAAAAGGTTGTTGATGGTACTGATGGACTTAAACTCTCCGAAGAACTTGATTGGAAAGGTGGCGGTGGATTTAAGTTTTATAATCTTGCGCCGAGCCTGCTTCGCAAGGATTCTTTCGGCAACTTCGTGATCGATGAAAACTATAACGCTAATATGCTGGCCGCGGCCATGTGCAAACATGAGGGTTTCAAATTCTATCCGGACGAAGCTCTTTACTGGAAGCATGGCAAGTCCACCGAGACCGACTTCATTTTCGTAACCACCGGATTCATCACTGCCGAGCAGTTAGATAAGGTAAATAGCGAAATGAAAGCTGGCGAGAGTCTGCTTATTTGTGCCAAATCATTCGCACCCGAATGCGAAAACCGTTTTGCTAATATCACGGTCAAGAAAATTCCACAGATGATCTTGGGCAAATGCGAATTCGCCAAGGATAACTACGACTTGAACATCATCAAAGCCACGGAAGCGCAGGCGGAAGAATCTAACGAAGCCTAATATGAATACTAAAGCACAAGCAATCAAAAATAGGTTAAGCCTCCGCAAGCCACAAGCGGATAGTTTGGAAATTCTAGAAAAACTAGCGGATGTTTTGGAGTTGAAAAAGGACGCAGATGTAGTCAGCGAGCTTTCCAAAGTGCGAGCCTTGTATCCAACATGCGCTGATTTTGAACGAGACTTTCCATCAGTTTGTTTTTCTTTGGCAACAGGTGTCGGCAAGACTCGGCTTATGGGTGCATTTATTTCCTATCTCTATGCCGCCAAAGGTGTAAAGAATTATTTTGTATTGGCTCCCAACCTTACCATTTACAACAAGCTCATCGATGATCTCTCAAATCCGCGAAGCCCTAAGTATGTTTTTCGTGGCATAAGTGATTTTGCCATAACAGCACCACGAATCATTACCGGTGATAACTATGCCGAAGCTCGCCAAAGCACTTTGTTTAAGGAGTCAGTAAAGATAAACATTTTCAATATCTCGAAGATCAATTCTGAAGTCCGTGGAGGCAAGGAGCCGAGGATCAAACGTCTTTCGGAATACCTTGGCGAGTCATATTTCAATTATCTTTCCGAATTGCCAGACCTCGTACTTTTGATGGACGAGTCGCACCACTATCGAGCTGATTCTGGACTCCGAGCAATCAATGAGCTCAAGCCAATTTTGGGTCTTGAACTCACCGCAACGCCAATCGATACTAAGGGCGTTAAATTTAAGAATGTTGTTTTTGATTATCCGCTTGCTCGAGCACTACAAGACGGTTTCGTAAAAGAACCGGCAGTCGCTACACGCCGCGATTTCAACCCTGACCAGTATCGCAACGATCCGAAAGAACTTGATCTTATAAAGCTTGAGGACGGAGTGCGTATTCACGAAGACACCAAGGTGGCTTTGGATATTTACGCTCGAGATAGCGGTAATCGTTTGGTTAGGCCGTTCGTGTTAGTTGTCGCTCGAGATACCGATCACGCCAAAGAGATTCGTGGCTTGATTGAGTCGGACCGGTTCTTTGAAGGCCGGTATACCGGCAAGGTGATGGAGATTCATTCAAACCAGCGCGGTGAAGAAAAAGAGGAAAATGTACAGAGGCTCATTGATCTGGAAAAGCCGGAAAACCCGATTGAGATTGTTGTACATGTAAATATGCTCAAAGAGGGTTGGGACGTTACTAATCTCTACACCATTATTCCTTTGCGTGCGGCCAACTCCCAGATTCTTACCGAGCAGACCATCGGCCGTGGTTTGCGATTGCCTTATGGCGCACGGACCGGCGTTGAAAAGGTAGACAAGCTCACCATCATCGCTCACGATCGTTTTCAGTCCATCGTGGATGCGGCCAATGATCCAAACTCTATAATCCGACAGGAGAATATCATCGAGATTGATCCGGATGCGTTGCCGGAGGCGCAGGAGGTTATTACTGCTTCCTCGGTAATGGAAGAGGCACTAGCTCTCAAACGCACGGAGATTGCGACTATTGTAAATGAGGCGGATCGCCAAAAAGCGGGCTTGGTTTTAGAGGCCGAACAACTGATCACTGAAGCAGTCAGCACCCTCGGCGCGAGTATTAAAAATATCAATGACTTAAAGAGCGATGAGATTCGTAAACTGGCCTTTGAGAAGATGATCACGAGTATTGAAAGTAACCCCCAGCAAAATTTGTTTAAGACGGCTATTGTAGAAGCGGCGAAGCAGGAGTATGAGTCTATTGTTTCTGAGTTGATTGAAAAGACCATTCCGATTCCACGTGTCCTCATTCAACAAAAACATGACGTAAAATCCGGCTTTAAGGATTTTGATCTTGATGTCGCTGGTCTTAATTATCAACCGGTATCCGAAGAGATTATTCGCCGGACACTACGCACCAATGAGAGCGAAGTCTTGCAAAGCGACAGTTCCGGAGTGGCGCGTGATATTCCGGAGAATATTTTAGTAAACGAGCTAATCAACTATCCGGAAGTAGATTATGACCGTGAGTCCGAGCTCTTATACAAACTAGCTCGACAGGCTATCGCCAAGCTTGGTAATGGACGAAACGCTGAAGATTTGGAAAACATCATCCTCTACCACAAACGAGAAATCGGTAAGTATATTTATGCACAATTACAGCAACGCTTCTATTTGGAGAGTTCCGGTTTTGAGGAGCCACTGGTCTATCCATTCGATCGGATAAAGCCCCACAACTTTTCCAAATATACGGCGGACAGCGTGCATCACTACACCGAGACCATCACGCCAACAAATATTATTCCTTCAAAAGTATTCGGTGGCTTCAAAAAAGCTTGTCATAACCTATATAAGTTTGATTCAAAAGCAGAGAAAGATTTTGCTACGATCCTAGAGAAAGATACCGATGTTTTGAGATGGCTCCGACCAGCCGACTCCCAATTCGAGCTGTATTGGAAGTACAACTCAAAACGCTATCATCCGGACTTCGTGGTCGAGACAGCAGATACGATCTTTATGGTTGAAATTAAAGCCGAAAGAGATATCGATGACGCAGAAGTTCAGGAGAAAGCCGAAGCTGGCAAGAAATACTGCGAGGCCGCTACCACATTTAACCTAGCTAATGGCGGTAAAAAGTGGACTTATGTTCTTATCCCGCATACAGCTGTCGCGCCGAACATGAGTTTGAAAGGGCTATGCAAGTAATATGATCAGTAAAATATCAAAATCGGATAAAAAGTTTACAGTTAAACAAAAGGCGTTTTTGTATTTCTATAAATCTAGGCAGTATGTTTACAATGACTGGTTAATAACAAAGGAGAGGCTGATCAAATTTGTCGACTCTTTTTTGTTTTACTTACTAATCTATAGCATTTTTATATTCACACTCCAAAAAAGTTTGAACTGGTTAAATGTAACCGTTTCCGAAGATCAGTTACATAATCTCGGCTTTGCCATCGCTGGAATAATTGGTGCTTCAATAGCAATTATATTTTCTTTTTCTACATTTATTTTACAAAGCACAGCTGATCTTTTTTCTACGCAATATTTACATAAGTTTATCCAAGATAAAAAGGAGAAGTATTTCTTTTGGATATTGGTAGCGTTAACAGTATTATCTTTTTTAACACCAGTATTTCTTAAATTTTCTGTCCTTGAAATATTGCTCACTATTTTATTTATTGCGTTTTATTTGATCTACTCTCTATATAAAGAATTAAGAACAAGAATCAGCCCGGATGCAACTCTAACGAAGATCAGAAATGATGCGGTAAAACGTTTAAGTAAAGTAAATAAGGAACTCAAGAAGCATGCGTATATTCAGGATAAAATATTCGAATACGAAAAAGAAAGCAAAAATCTCTCCTTAGCAATTCAGTACAAATCAAATCCAAACTGGAATGTTTTGCCACTTGAAAATGTAAAATATCTATATGAAATAGGTCTTAGGCTTCTCTCAAAAAATGAAATCAACTCTTTCAATTTAACACTGAGGTACATTCATGACGTTTATCTAAAGCATCTCGGTTTACGAAATGGTCATATCATTAGAGTTCCGGCGAGTTTCTGGGGGGCATATACATTCGAAGACGAGGGTTTTACTGCAAATATTCTTGAATATTTTGAGTCTATAGGCAACCGAATAATTCAAGATAAGCGGAAGGAAAATATATATTTCTTGCTGAATGTTTACGAGAATATCATAGCCAATCTCCTTGTTTTTAAGTATGCCGATAACAATATAGGATCACGAGGTGAAAATCCGATCCTAAGTCTAGTTTTAGGTTATTACTTGGGACTTATTAGTAAGCTAGTCCAAACTAAAGAAAGAGATTGGATATGGGAGGCAATTAAATCAATCTCCAAAGTCTCAAACAGTCTTTTAAGTTCTGAATATAATCACTTTAACCATAATCAAATCAATCAAGCTTTGGATGAAATTACTATAAGCTGTCTTTCATCGAATGAAAGTCAAGAAGCTTTTCTCAAAGAGGTAGTAAATGTATCTTTCAATCAAATAAAAATTGGTTGGAATAAATACCAAAATAATGAAATCTTTTGGAAAGATCTATTCAAGACCTTGAAGAAAAACACCTTGGCTCTTGCTCTGGCTCCTGGAATTAATTTGTCAGTAAGTGAATTGTATATAAATTTTCAGGCGTGGTTGGCAGAAGTAATAAACTCAATATTTAAATTAGAGGACAAAGATGGGCAAGTAAAACTTCGAGATGCATACATTGATTTACTCGAAAGATGGAGTGATTTTCTGCTAGATATTGCTCGCGACTTTGGCTTAGAAAATAAGCAGATTGGATTACCTGTTATCCAGTCTGTAGAAAATAATCTAAGAATCATTTATGGCATACAAGGAAAATTTGAACTGAAACTGGACAAGCTGTACCGAACCCAATTCAATACGCTTAGTTGGTATTTTCATAAGACAGATAAAGTGGATGAGAGTTTCCTTTTTAATCTTGAACAGGTGCATGAACTTCTACTCAATGAGATAAACGGTAATTTGAGTGAAAAGATTGATAGCACACAGGTTATTGATTTATACATTCGGCTTGTTCAACAACACTTTGAGAAAGTGTCGGTGGGCTACGGATACAATCATCCACGAGTCATTGAAAAATTCATTCATCTCGGGCTGATTCTAACGAAATACGATTTAGATACTACAGAACTCGTAAAACTGATTGATGATCTGAACAAAAAATATCTTGAATTAAATAAGGAATATTTCGACTTAAAATCGAAGACTCCAAACTTGATGGGGCCCGACGAGTACCAACTATGTAAAGAAATACACGACCTAGAAAACGATCTATTTTCCTACAACAGTGGGATGGCAATGGGTATCAAACACTTGTTAAGGCAAGAAATAACCAAAGATATTTGGGATCGTTTCATTGCGCAGATTAAATATTGCGAAGGAATAAAATATACCACTACAAGTGGTTTTTAACTTGCGTGGACAATGTACTAAAAGTTAATTATAAAATATGGAAATCGAATCAAAACATCAAATTCTTGAACGGCGGAAAGAGATCGAGCAGGATCTCGTGGAGATGCTCAAGGAGACCGAGAGTGATTTTACTTTGGATCATGTCCGGGACGCTATTTTTCACGAGGAGGATAACGACGACATGATGAAAGTCGTGGCTATGTTTGATCGAGGCGGAGATGCCACCGAACTTGAAAATGTGCTCGAGCTGGTAACCGACGCTTGGAATTATTTTCCACACAAAGTCCTCGGCGGTATCTCCCCAACCGAGAAATTATTAGAGCATCACAATAAAACTAAAAAATAATTATGAAAATCAACAACACATTCAAACTCATCATCGCCATTGTCGTATCCGAGCTCGCCGGTATTATCGGCTCGGTGTTCACCACTCCATCCATTGCCGGTTGGTATGCTGGGATCGTCAAACCGGCTCTTAATCCTCCAGCGTGGGTGTTCGGACCGGTCTGGACGACACTCTTTGCGCTTATGGGCATCGCGGCCTTTCTCGTCTGGAAGAAAGGGCTGGATCGCAGAGATGTAAAAATCGCTCTTGGCATATTCCTCGGCCAGCTGGTGCTCAATACCATTTGGTCAATTATCTTTTTCGGTCTGCATAGTCCCGGTGGTGCGCTTATCGAGATCGTATTCCTCTGGCTCGCCATTCTCGCCACGATCGTTGCGTTTTATAAAATCTCCCGTCCGGCCGCATGGCTCCTTGTGCCCTACATTCTTTGGGTAAGCTTCGCCGGATATCTTAATTTCTCAATCTGGCAACTTAATTCTCCCGCAGATTCGGGACAAGTTGCATGTACTCAAGAGGCCAAGCTTTGTCCGGATGGATCGTATGTCGGCCGTACCGGACCCAAGTGCGAATTCGCCGCGTGTCCGGGAGGAAATAATGATCTTTGGAAGACTGCAACTAGCAATGGCATAACGTTCCAGTATCCGGAGACTTTGCTCACTACATACATCAACACGCAGGACTGGCCTCCGCAGGTTCAGGTTTTGAATGAGCCGTTTACTTGCACCGAAGCAGGAGAAGAAACTGCTCGGGCAGGACAGACCATGAAGCGAATGGTGGATGACAGGACATATTGCGTGACCAAAGAAAGCGAAGGTGCGGCTGGCAGTGTTTACACTAACTACGCGTATGCTTTTCCGAGCACTGACAAGACAATCATTTTCACATTCAGCTTGCGAGCCGTGCAGTGTGCAAATTACGACGATCCGCAAAAGACCGCCTGCGAAAATGAGCGATCAGCGTTTGATTTGGATAGCACTGTTGATCGGATGGCGAGAAGCATAAAATTTCGATAAAATAGAATAAATATGGGAAAATATAAATTTGTTAATCTAACGGTATTCATAATCTTTTTTGGAACAGCACTTTTCGAGGCATTCCAAAAACAAAATTGGATAGAGGTGATTTTATTTTTAGCCTTGGGCGTATTATCACTTTGGGCTGATTCTAAAAGAAAAACTTGAAATCAAAAAAATAATGAACACATACAAGCACACTCAAATTGGCTACTTGATGTTGGTTGTCACGCTGGTCGTACTGGTTTTTTTCTCCTGGCTTCAGATTACGGCCAGAGCTGAACCTCCCTCAGTCGACTCCGGTACAAATTTTGCCATTACCGCTATCATGGTGCTGATCTTATTCATTCTTGCATCTTTCGGCTCGCTTACCGTGAGCGTTGACGAACAGCGCGTGGCGGTCAAGTTTGGCTGGGGCATTTTTCGCAAAAAATTCTCGGCAAGTGAGATTGCTTCAGTCTCGCAGGTAAAAAACCATTGGTATTACGGCTGGGGTATCCGATTGTGGTTCTGTCCGAAAATGTGGATTTATAATGTTTCCGGTTTTGATGCAGTTGAAATTCGAATGAAGAACGGAAAAATCTATCGCATCGGAACGGATGAACCGGAAAAACTTGAGACCGCAATCAAGCGAGTCATATTTGCTTAATTTTTGAAAAGTTAAGCAAATCGTCCTACGCTCTCAAATTTCGTCTTACGGCTCGTCAGTGTTGCAATTGGTGCAAAGCTCTTACCTTTGTCACAAAGCTCGCCACAAGGGCAACCAGCTGGGGAATCAGGGGTTACAGGTTCTCGTACTTGGCCAGCAATCCTTTCATCTGGTCTAAAACCACGGTAGGATATTTGTACTCCTCCGCCCAGTCAAAAGTTCGAAAATCGTTGAGCAGGGCGAGCCATAACAAAAGACATCACCTTGTGTGGTGTTTTTTGTTATTAGTCTATAAATATGATATGTTCTTAGGGGTTTAATTTAAACCTAATCAATATTATGAAAACCGAACAGTCTTTAACTTTTATAAAATCCCTGCACACTATTATCTGGCTGATTATGGCTGTGGCAACAATATACATTTTATATGCCGGACTGACTAAAACTTTTAATATCTGGTTGTGGATATCAATCGGACTTTTAGTTATGGAATCTATTGTTTTATTAATTAACCGCTGGACCTGCCCGCTTACGCCTGTGGCTATGAAATACACCACCGATAGACAGGATAATTTTGACATTTACTTACCGCTGATAATGGCTAAATATAATAAAATAATCTTTGGCACTATTTTTGCTATTGGTTTATTACTGGTGATCTTTAACACTCTTACCAGATAACCAATCAAAATTTCTTACTTTATAAAACTCCTTAGTTTAGCTAAGGAGTTTTATAATTAGTCTGTGTTATAATTAAGATATGAACACTCCAGAACAAATTCTATCAGCTTTTAATTTTCGGCACGCCTGCAAGGAATTTAATCCCCATAAAAAAATTTCTAAGCCAGATTTTAATGTTATTTTAGAAGCGGCCCGATTATCGCCCAGCTCTTTTGGTTTTGAGCCTTGGAAATTCCTAATACTGCAAAATCCAGACTTAAGGGAAAAAATAAGGCCAGTCTGCTGGGGCGCGCAAAAACAGCTACCTACGGCCAGCCATTTTGTTATAATTCTAGCCAGAACCGGCGCCGACATGTCCTATGATTCTGATTATATAAAATCTACTATGGCTGAAGTGCAAAAAAGTCCGCCCGAAATAATTGAGACCAGAATTAACCGACTTAAAAAATTTCAACAAACAGATTTTAATTTGAACAATGAAACTTCTCTGTTTGATTGGGCTAGTAAACAGGCTTACATAGCGCTTAGCAATATGATGACGGCGGCCGCCCTACTAAAAATTGATTCCTGTCCCATAGAAGGCTTTAATCGGGAGAAATTAGAACAAATACTGGTTGATGAAAAAATACTAGACAAACAACATTTTGGCGTGACTTGCTTGGTAGCTTTTGGTTACCGGGCCGAACCACCTAAAAAACCAAGAACCAGACGATCTTTGGATAAAATTACTGATTGGTTTAATTAAAAAATAATTTAACATTTAACTTGTTCAATAAACACCCAGCGCCTTATTTAAGGCGTTTTATTTATTATTATTGTTTAAATAAAGAACTTAAAAAATACCCGACAAAAAATTAAACTGCTCAAATAAAGGGTTAAAGGCCTCTTAACTAGTCGCTACCCTTTTCAGAAACAACAATGTCGTGTAAACTGTGACAACTATGTCCAATAACAATGTAATCCTTAGATTTGACGAAGTAAGCTTTGCTTATAACGAAACCAAAATCGTTTTAAATGAGGCCAGTTTTACCGTGCGTAATGGCTCCAGAGTCGCCCTAATGGGCCAAAACGGTGCGGGTAAAACCTCTTTATTTAACCTTATTTTAAAACAGGCCCAACCTACTAGCGGTGGAATTTTTTTAACACCTAAAGATATTTCCGTGGGTATAGCCAAACAAGTAATCGCCCCCGAACTTTTAGATTTAACCGTACGAGAATATTACGCCACCACTTTTGTAGACGTACCTTATAACCTTAACAAGCATATTGCTAAGGTTTTGGACGCCGTACAACTTAAAACTGATTTAGAAAAAAAATTACGCCACCATTCTGGTGGCCAACAAGCCAGATTATTATTAGCCTATTCCCTACTGCAAGATCCAGATATTTTGCTGTTGGATGAGCCAACGAATAATTTAGATCAGGCGGGCATTGATCATCTGACAGGTTTTTTAATGACTTACCAAAAAACTGTTATAGTAATTTCGCATGATGCCGACTTTTTAAACTCCTTTACCGATAATGTACTTTATTTGGATGTTAACACCCATAAAGTAGAACAATACGCCGGTACTTACCTAGATGTAGTGCAAGAAATTGGCCTACGTTTAGAACGTGAACGCCGGCAAAATGCCCGGGCCGAAGCGGAAATAAAAAAACAAGTCGCCCAAGCTGAAGTTTTTGCCCACAAAGGTGGCAAACTAAGATTAGTGGCTAAAAAAATGCGTCTGGCCGCGGCCGAAGCCAAAGAAAACATGGTGGAAGTACGTCAAGAAGATAAAACCATCCGGCCTTTTATAATACCAGTACAAAGTTTTCCTTCGGATTTTAATGGTAAAATTCTCGAACTTAACCAGATTAGCCTAATTAAAGCTGGAGAAACCGAACACCACGAAACTAATTTAGTTTTAAGACGTGATTCTCACCTATTAATCGCCGGCCCCAATGGTATTGGCAAAACTTCTTTTTTACAAAAACTAGCCTTAGGTACGGCACCGGGTACCACCCTAAATAAAGACACTCGTTTAGGTTATTATCGTCAAGATTTTTCTACTCTTGATTTTGAACAAACTGCCTACGACAGCTTGCTAACAGCTATGGCCAAACCAGATGAACATACCTTACGTTCTACCGCCGCCGGTTTTTTATTAGATGGCAAAATATTAAATAATCAAATTAAAAATTTATCCGAAGGTCAAAAAGGTTTATTATCCTTAGCCAGATTAGTTTTAATTAGGCCGGGCTTATTACTTTTGGACGAACCAACCAATCACATAAATTTTAGACATTTACCAATTATTGCCCAAGCTTTGGATAAATACCAAGGGGCTCTTATTTTAGTAAGCCATATTCCGGAATTTGTTAGCCAAATCCGTATAGATGAAACTTTAGACTTGGGTAGTTTGTAGTTAACTTTAGGCACTGCTGGCTGTACCAGCCAGCCGCCCAGTAGCCCAAGAAGCCTGTAAGTTAAAGCCGCCGGTAAACCCGTCCACATCCAAAATTTCCCCAGCAAAATACAGCCCCGGACATAAACGTGATTCCATAGTGCTGGGATTAACTTCTTTAAGGTTAACTCCGCCGGCTGTTACAAATTCGTCCCCAGCGCCCCGCCGAATTACTTTAAGTGGTAAACCTTTTAACCAAGTGGCTACTACAACTAATTCTTTTTTGCTTATTTCCCCAGCATGTTTGTTAGGTGGCCAATTAAATTGACTGGCCATAACCTCAATTAAAGATTTTGACACCAACAAACTTAAAATATTATAAAAATTCTTTTTCGCGCCAGCTAAATTAGCGGTTTTAATTTTGCTTATTAACTCTTCTCTTGTTTGTTCGGGAAAAAAATCAATTTTAATATTAAGCGGCGCTTGCGCATTATAATTTTCCCAAGCAGTCAAAGAGGACAAGGCAAAAACTGCCGGCCCGCTAAGACCTTGATGGGTAAATAAAAATGGTCCGGTAAAACTTAAAACCTTTTTTGTCTGGACTGTTAGTTTAACTGATTTAAAAGATAAACCAGCCAAAGTAGCTGGCCAAGTTTCCTGGGTCTGAAAAGCGTTTAAACTGGGGGCTAATTGACTAATGGTATGCCCCAAAGCTAAAGCAAAAGCATAACCATCACCAGTCGAACCAGTTTGGCGATAAGCCTGCCCACCAGTAGTAATAATTAATTTATCAGCCAACAAGGGTTCAATTTGACCTTTAAGATAAACAGCAAATCGTTTATCTTGTTTAACTACTTTAATCACACTAGCTTTAAGCAGTACTGTAGCCTGACGTTGTGTAAATAATTGTTCAAAAACTTTTACTATATCTTGGCCGTTATCGGATACGGGGAAAACTCTTAAATCTGCTTCTGTTTTTAAAGGCACACCCCGCTTAATAAACCAATCCTTAGTAGCCTGAGGCGGCCACTGATGCATAGCTGACAATAAAAACTTGCCACCCCGAGGATATTTAGTCAGCAAACTTTTTACATCTTCCAAACCGGTAGTCACATTACAACGACCGCCACCGGAAATAATAACTTTTTTACCCAAACTATCATTGCGCTCCACTAAAGTTACTTGAACGTCGGAGTTTTGTTCTAATATCGTGGCCATGGCCATTAAGCCGGCGGCGCCACCACCAATAATAACTATTTTCATATGCAGTACTTGTACCATAACTAGCCGGCTATTTCTAGCTAGTTAAAAATATTCTTTAACTCCTCTAATTTCTCTAAGAGGTGTATAATTACTTTAGACTTAATCAACTAACAATAAAAGTATGAATTTATTCAAAGATTCTACTTGGCGATGGTGGGAACTAAAATTTATTGCCTGGGGCGGACTAATGCTCGGCTTGGCCTTAGGTACTTATTTTGGCGCCTTTTTAGTTAATTGGCTGTGGTTAGTGTGGTTATTATTTGCTGTATTTTGGCTGTACGTAATAATAGCCTGGTTTAAAAAATAAAAAAACTTTGATTAATTACTATTAATTCTAATATTTTAAAACAGGACTCTTTAGTCCTGTTTTAAAATATTAGAATTAGTTATCTATATTGACGACGGGCTGGATACTGTTTGCCCCCGCCATAACCCCGCCGAGACTTAGCTGATCCAGACGACCTAGTTGACCTAGGAGTAACGGATGTTTTATCTAAAGTTGGCAAAACTGGCAATTTAGAAGGCGACAACATAATACGTACCAGTTTTTCTATTTCCCGTACCTCTTTACGTTGATCCGGGGTAGCAAAAGAAATTGCTAAACCACTTTGACCAGCCCGGCCAGTTCGGCCGATTCGATGCACATAATCGCCAGGGTTGTCTGGCAAATCATAATTAAT
This is a stretch of genomic DNA from Patescibacteria group bacterium. It encodes these proteins:
- a CDS encoding DEAD/DEAH box helicase family protein, which encodes MNTKAQAIKNRLSLRKPQADSLEILEKLADVLELKKDADVVSELSKVRALYPTCADFERDFPSVCFSLATGVGKTRLMGAFISYLYAAKGVKNYFVLAPNLTIYNKLIDDLSNPRSPKYVFRGISDFAITAPRIITGDNYAEARQSTLFKESVKINIFNISKINSEVRGGKEPRIKRLSEYLGESYFNYLSELPDLVLLMDESHHYRADSGLRAINELKPILGLELTATPIDTKGVKFKNVVFDYPLARALQDGFVKEPAVATRRDFNPDQYRNDPKELDLIKLEDGVRIHEDTKVALDIYARDSGNRLVRPFVLVVARDTDHAKEIRGLIESDRFFEGRYTGKVMEIHSNQRGEEKEENVQRLIDLEKPENPIEIVVHVNMLKEGWDVTNLYTIIPLRAANSQILTEQTIGRGLRLPYGARTGVEKVDKLTIIAHDRFQSIVDAANDPNSIIRQENIIEIDPDALPEAQEVITASSVMEEALALKRTEIATIVNEADRQKAGLVLEAEQLITEAVSTLGASIKNINDLKSDEIRKLAFEKMITSIESNPQQNLFKTAIVEAAKQEYESIVSELIEKTIPIPRVLIQQKHDVKSGFKDFDLDVAGLNYQPVSEEIIRRTLRTNESEVLQSDSSGVARDIPENILVNELINYPEVDYDRESELLYKLARQAIAKLGNGRNAEDLENIILYHKREIGKYIYAQLQQRFYLESSGFEEPLVYPFDRIKPHNFSKYTADSVHHYTETITPTNIIPSKVFGGFKKACHNLYKFDSKAEKDFATILEKDTDVLRWLRPADSQFELYWKYNSKRYHPDFVVETADTIFMVEIKAERDIDDAEVQEKAEAGKKYCEAATTFNLANGGKKWTYVLIPHTAVAPNMSLKGLCK
- a CDS encoding tryptophan-rich sensory protein gives rise to the protein MKINNTFKLIIAIVVSELAGIIGSVFTTPSIAGWYAGIVKPALNPPAWVFGPVWTTLFALMGIAAFLVWKKGLDRRDVKIALGIFLGQLVLNTIWSIIFFGLHSPGGALIEIVFLWLAILATIVAFYKISRPAAWLLVPYILWVSFAGYLNFSIWQLNSPADSGQVACTQEAKLCPDGSYVGRTGPKCEFAACPGGNNDLWKTATSNGITFQYPETLLTTYINTQDWPPQVQVLNEPFTCTEAGEETARAGQTMKRMVDDRTYCVTKESEGAAGSVYTNYAYAFPSTDKTIIFTFSLRAVQCANYDDPQKTACENERSAFDLDSTVDRMARSIKFR
- a CDS encoding NAD(P)H-dependent oxidoreductase — protein: MNTPEQILSAFNFRHACKEFNPHKKISKPDFNVILEAARLSPSSFGFEPWKFLILQNPDLREKIRPVCWGAQKQLPTASHFVIILARTGADMSYDSDYIKSTMAEVQKSPPEIIETRINRLKKFQQTDFNLNNETSLFDWASKQAYIALSNMMTAAALLKIDSCPIEGFNREKLEQILVDEKILDKQHFGVTCLVAFGYRAEPPKKPRTRRSLDKITDWFN
- a CDS encoding ATP-binding cassette domain-containing protein, with protein sequence MSNNNVILRFDEVSFAYNETKIVLNEASFTVRNGSRVALMGQNGAGKTSLFNLILKQAQPTSGGIFLTPKDISVGIAKQVIAPELLDLTVREYYATTFVDVPYNLNKHIAKVLDAVQLKTDLEKKLRHHSGGQQARLLLAYSLLQDPDILLLDEPTNNLDQAGIDHLTGFLMTYQKTVIVISHDADFLNSFTDNVLYLDVNTHKVEQYAGTYLDVVQEIGLRLERERRQNARAEAEIKKQVAQAEVFAHKGGKLRLVAKKMRLAAAEAKENMVEVRQEDKTIRPFIIPVQSFPSDFNGKILELNQISLIKAGETEHHETNLVLRRDSHLLIAGPNGIGKTSFLQKLALGTAPGTTLNKDTRLGYYRQDFSTLDFEQTAYDSLLTAMAKPDEHTLRSTAAGFLLDGKILNNQIKNLSEGQKGLLSLARLVLIRPGLLLLDEPTNHINFRHLPIIAQALDKYQGALILVSHIPEFVSQIRIDETLDLGSL
- a CDS encoding NAD(P)/FAD-dependent oxidoreductase, with the translated sequence MVQVLHMKIVIIGGGAAGLMAMATILEQNSDVQVTLVERNDSLGKKVIISGGGRCNVTTGLEDVKSLLTKYPRGGKFLLSAMHQWPPQATKDWFIKRGVPLKTEADLRVFPVSDNGQDIVKVFEQLFTQRQATVLLKASVIKVVKQDKRFAVYLKGQIEPLLADKLIITTGGQAYRQTGSTGDGYAFALALGHTISQLAPSLNAFQTQETWPATLAGLSFKSVKLTVQTKKVLSFTGPFLFTHQGLSGPAVFALSSLTAWENYNAQAPLNIKIDFFPEQTREELISKIKTANLAGAKKNFYNILSLLVSKSLIEVMASQFNWPPNKHAGEISKKELVVVATWLKGLPLKVIRRGAGDEFVTAGGVNLKEVNPSTMESRLCPGLYFAGEILDVDGFTGGFNLQASWATGRLAGTASSA